From the Astyanax mexicanus isolate ESR-SI-001 chromosome 9, AstMex3_surface, whole genome shotgun sequence genome, one window contains:
- the atmin gene encoding ATM interactor produces MAAAPGADSSGPRPSSAPEEPSGQPREIIRPSITELTKEVRTNILCTVEGCGKILPNSPALNMHLVKSHRVKEGLVNPTVRKDIKGSQKLYCCPIEGCPRGPNRPFSQFALVKQHFMKMHAEKKHKCVKCSNGYSTEWDLRRHAEDCGRTYSCTCGCPYASRAALLSHIYRTGHEVPKEHRYPPVKKRKMERLSSSTTKVRPNEQTYEMAEGAVPTEGASQTPDSPRHIPIHSKNVQKLLLPKPKVALVNVPVMQLAHLPVLLPSAESSALRSVLLALDVQGSVSTVHLLPQSLGAMVPALNTKTVSFRDTMPASRSSLDAISTGIQVNLESLVSVGESGNDLGSRSKSTSTNIQTDTSYLSKGSVGGVSIPPISEASVSSCSQTDISVSAQIQLPISVQTQTFPLKARVTSSIGAQTDTFSQLPFSSFNITRETQTSCCTAAPMTRTQMDQAIMCTDLFDTDMLCSVSTQTAVPDGPFGTNGLDDEDPMGTEAELFEDRSAQSLCFGSQRDILHQNTVADNQTQTMNLFSDLENILSDSMAAGTPGCGSSLVPVQEQHTGIDFDFEDFLNATHIQTQTDESALGGLNSETPLELLDIETQTDFLLLGDSHQSDVSTRDQSSNDLELEMFDTQTQTDLNFLLDHGGHMPLGSILRHSSFNMSTESSDTETQTDTRPLAPHPPPASPALPMSCSHEGQVRLSSTETQTVSSTSSLGQLFLTSNETQTVMDDFLSADLAWNMESHFSSVETQTSEDLFSLFQHSEKPNS; encoded by the exons GAGGGTCTTGTGAACCCTACTGTGAGGAAGGATATAAAAGGTTCACAGAAGCTCTACTGTTGTCCAATAGAGGGCTGTCCAAGAGGACCAAACAGACCCTTCTCCCAGTTTGCCCTGGTTAAGCAG CATTTTATGAAGATGCATGCAGAGAAAAAGCACAAATGTGTGAAGTGCAGCAATGGGTACAGCACAGAATGGGACCTCAGGAGGCATGCAGAAGACTGTGGAAGGACCTACAGCTGTACCTGTGGTTGTCCGTATGCAAGCAGGGCTGCACTCTTGTCACATATCTACAGGACAGGCCATGAGGTTCCCAAAGAACACCG ATATCCACcagtgaagaaaagaaaaatggagaGACTGTCAAGCAGCACAACGAAAGTGAGGCCCAACGAACAAACTTACGAAATGGCTGAAGGAGCAGTCCCTACAGAAGGAGCTTCTCAAACTCCTGATTCACCACGACACATCCCCATTCACTCAAAAAATGTTCAAAAGCTTCTCCTGCCCAAGCCTAAAGTGGCTTTGGTCAACGTCCCTGTGATGCAGCTCGCACACCTGCCTGTTCTGCTCCCCTCAGCCGAGAGCAGTGCCTTGAGGTCTGTGCTCTTGGCATTAGATGTGCAGGGCTCCGTAAGCACTGTTCACCTGTTGCCTCAGTCACTTGGGGCAATGGTTCCTGCTTTGAACACTAAGACTGTAAGTTTCAGAGACACCATGCCTGCTTCAAGGTCCAGCCTGGATGCCATCAGCACAGGGATTCAAGTCAACCTAGAGAGTCTGGTCTCAGTAGGCGAGTCAGGTAACGACTTGGGATCTAGAAGTAAAAGCACCTCGACAAACATTCAGACTGATACCTCGTACCTCAGCAAGGGATCTGTTGGAGGAGTCAGCATCCCCCCCATAAGTGAGGCCTCAGTTTCTTCTTGCTCTCAAACTGACATTAGCGTCAGTGCTCAGATCCAGCTACCCATCAGCGTCCAAACCCAGACGTTCCCCTTAAAAGCCAGGGTCACGTCGTCCATAGGGGCGCAAACAGACACTTTCAGTCAACtgcctttttcttcttttaacatAACAAGAGAAACTCAAACAAGCTGCTGCACGGCAGCGCCAATGACTAGAACACAGATGGACCAAGCTATAATGTGCACAGACCTTTTTGACACTGATATGCTGTGTAGTGTCTCTACACAGACCGCAGTACCTGATGGACCTTTCGGTACAAATGGACTTGATGACGAAGATCCCATGGGTACAGAAGCAGAGCTCTTCGAGGACAGATCGGCTCAGTCCTTGTGCTTTGGATCCCAGAGGGACATCTTGCACCAGAACACGGTAGCCGACAACCAGACGCAGACCATGAATCTCTTCAGTGACCTTGAGAACATTCTTTCTGACAGCATGGCAGCTGGAACGCCGGGGTGCGGATCAAGCCTGGTTCCAGTGCAAGAGCAGCATACTGGaattgactttgactttgaggaCTTCCTCAATGCAACCCATATCCAGACTCAGACTGACGAGAGTGCGTTGGGCGGCCTTAACTCAGAGACCCCTTTGGAGCTTCTCGACATTGAGACGCAAACTGATTTCTTGCTTCTTGGTGACAGCCACCAAAGTGATGTCAGCACAAGGGATCAATCGTCAAATGATCTGGAGCTGGAAATGTTTGATACCCAAACCCAGACAGATCTAAACTTCCTTCTTGACCATGGTGGCCATATGCCCCTGGGCAGCATCCTCAGACACTCCAGCTTCAATATGAGCACAGAGTCCTCGGACACAGAGACCCAGACTGATACCAGGCCACTggctcctcatcctcctcctgctTCTCCTGCTTTGCCCATGTCTTGTTCCCATGAAGGTCAGGTCAGGCTAAGTAGTACAGAAACTCAGACGGTCTCAAGCACTTCTAGTCTGGGCCAACTCTTTCTAACTAGCAACGAGACTCAGACGGTCATGGATGATTTCCTGTCTGCAGACTTGGCTTGGAACATGGAGTCCCATTTCAGCTCTGTTGAAACCCAAACCAGTGAAGACCTCTTCTCTCTGTTTCAACACTCCGAGAAACCCAACAGCTGA